In a single window of the Veillonella sp. genome:
- a CDS encoding transketolase family protein has product MGKATREAYGNALARIGKENTNIIVLDADLSKSTKTDTFKNVCPDRFFNVGIAEQNLISVGAGLAAAGKIPFVSSFAMFATGRAFEQIRNAVCYPKLNVKVCATHAGITVGEDGATHQSLEDISCMRTLPNMTVVVPADERETEAVVEWAASYEGPVYVRLGRAGVDDVTAEGYTFVPGKSTTLVDGSDVTIIACGALVGPAVEAAKTLAESNVSARVINMASIKPIDAEAIVKAATETGAIVTAEEHNIIGGLGSAVSEVVVANKPVPMEFVGVQDTFGESGTPKELMAKYGLTAKDIVEAVKRVITRK; this is encoded by the coding sequence TTATTGTTTTAGATGCAGATTTGTCTAAATCTACTAAAACTGACACATTTAAAAATGTTTGCCCTGATCGCTTCTTTAACGTAGGCATTGCAGAACAAAACTTGATTTCTGTTGGTGCCGGACTTGCAGCAGCAGGCAAAATTCCATTTGTTTCTTCCTTTGCTATGTTTGCAACAGGTCGTGCATTTGAACAAATTCGGAATGCTGTATGTTATCCAAAATTGAATGTAAAAGTATGTGCTACTCATGCTGGTATTACTGTAGGTGAAGATGGTGCTACACATCAAAGCTTGGAAGATATTTCTTGTATGCGTACTTTACCTAATATGACTGTAGTAGTACCTGCAGATGAACGTGAAACAGAAGCAGTAGTTGAATGGGCTGCATCTTATGAAGGTCCTGTATATGTTCGTTTAGGCCGTGCTGGAGTAGATGATGTTACAGCTGAAGGTTATACATTCGTACCTGGTAAATCTACTACATTAGTAGATGGTTCTGATGTAACAATTATCGCTTGTGGTGCTTTGGTTGGACCTGCAGTAGAAGCAGCTAAAACTTTAGCTGAATCTAATGTGTCTGCTCGCGTTATCAATATGGCATCTATTAAGCCTATCGATGCAGAAGCAATTGTAAAAGCAGCTACTGAAACAGGTGCTATTGTAACAGCAGAAGAACATAATATCATTGGTGGTCTTGGTTCTGCTGTGTCTGAAGTTGTTGTGGCAAATAAGCCTGTTCCTATGGAATTCGTTGGTGTCCAAGATACATTTGGGGAGAGTGGTACGCCAAAAGAATTGATGGCTAAATATGGTTTGACAGCAAAAGACATTGTAGAAGCAGTAAAACGTGTAATCACTCGTAAATAA
- the ftsE gene encoding cell division ATP-binding protein FtsE → MIEFKNVSKVYDNGSVALDDVCLTINEGEFVLICGHSGAGKSTLFKLLTHEVVPDSGTVIVDDFDVTRMNRSKIPKLRRKLGVVFQDFRLLPNKTVSENIAFALEVIEEKPKVIKEKVSHVLELVGLSDKANDLPEDLSGGEQQRVAIARAIVNRPSVLIADEPTGNLDPDTSKGIVDLFKHINNFGTTVIMVTHNMDLVSYLNKRVIRLKDGRVQSDNMRGAEINEA, encoded by the coding sequence ATGATTGAATTTAAGAATGTTAGTAAAGTCTATGATAATGGTTCTGTTGCATTAGACGATGTGTGTTTAACTATAAATGAGGGCGAATTTGTCCTCATTTGTGGTCACAGCGGTGCAGGGAAATCAACTCTATTTAAATTGTTAACTCATGAAGTAGTACCTGATTCTGGTACTGTCATTGTTGATGATTTTGATGTTACGCGTATGAATCGTAGTAAAATTCCAAAATTACGTAGAAAACTTGGTGTTGTATTCCAAGATTTCCGTTTATTACCAAACAAAACGGTATCAGAAAATATTGCCTTTGCGCTTGAAGTAATTGAAGAAAAACCAAAGGTAATTAAGGAAAAGGTAAGTCATGTACTAGAACTTGTTGGCTTAAGTGATAAAGCAAATGATTTACCAGAGGATCTGTCTGGTGGTGAACAACAACGTGTTGCTATTGCTCGCGCTATTGTAAATCGTCCATCTGTACTTATTGCTGATGAACCGACTGGTAACTTAGATCCTGATACAAGTAAAGGTATTGTAGATTTGTTTAAGCATATCAATAATTTTGGCACAACTGTTATTATGGTTACCCATAATATGGATCTTGTTTCGTATTTAAATAAACGTGTTATTCGTCTAAAAGATGGTCGCGTTCAAAGTGATAATATGAGAGGTGCAGAAATTAATGAAGCCTAG